The Myxococcus xanthus genome includes the window TACGACGACATCTCCCAACTGGCCCGCATCCACGGGCAGGCGGAGAACGCGTCGCTGGAAGAAGTCTTCATCAAGCTGACCGCCGCCTGAGCGCGGCCCCCTTTTCGAGGACCCCGCCTCCATGCGCACCGCCCTGGCGATTGCCCGCAAGGAACTGTCCATCTACTTCACCACGCCGTGGGCCTACGCCGTCTTCACGGCGATGGCGGCGCTGACGGCCTTCTACTTCATGGACCTGCTGCAGGCGTTCAACGACGTCCAGGGCGTGGCGCGCCGGGTGGGCTGGGCGCAGATGTCCCCGGACTTCAACATGTACCGCAACCTCACGGACGGGGTGGTGGTGGAGCTGTGGGGCAGCGTCCTGGTCATCACCCTGGTCGTCACGCCGTTCCTGTCCATGCGGCTGTTCGCGGAGGAGAAGCGCAACCGCACCTTCGAGCTGCTGATGACGGCCCCGGTGCGGCCCATTGAAATCGTGCTGGGCAAGTACCTGGGCGGCCTGGGCGTCATCTCCGCCACGCTGGCGCTCACGCTCGTCTTCCCGCTACTGCTGTCCGTGCTGGGCCACAGCGAGTCCGGGCTGGCGCTGGAGTGGTCCACCGTCCTGCTGGGCTACGGCGCGCTGCTGCTGTGGGGCGCCACCTGCATGGCCGTGGGCCTGTTCATCTCCGCGCTGACGGAGAGCCAGATGCTGGCGGCCTTCCTCACCTTCTGTGTCCTGCTGGCGTGGATGCTGCTGGGCCAGGTGGCCCGCCGCGCGGAGGAGCCGCTGCGCTCCGCGCTGTCCTACGTCGCCTGCGACCTCCAGTTGCAGGGGATGATCAAGGGCGTGCTGGACGCGCAGTCGCTGGTGTTCTTCGCCTCCGTCATCGGCTTCTCGCTCTTCCTCACCCACCGCACGGTGGATGCGCAGCGGTGGGCCTGACATGAAGGCGGCTCATGTCGGCAAGGTCCTGGGCGCGTTCGGACTGCTGCTGTTGCTGTCGAGTCCGTTCACCCTGTTCATCACCTCGGACAGCGCCGTCACCGCCGCCGTGAAGGCGGGCGCGGGGCTGGTGCTGGTGGGCATCTACGGCGCGACGAACTACCGGCAGTTCGGCCAGTTCGCCACCCGCCGCTCCAGCAGCTTCTTCGCCACCACGGTGCTCACCACGCTGGGCGTGTTCGCCGCGCTGGTGGCGGTGAACTACCTGGCCTTCAAGCAGAACCGGCGCTGGGATTTGACGCAGGCACGCATCCACACGCTGGCGCCGCAGACGGTGTCCACGTTGGCCGCCATTCCCGACCAGGTGCGCGCCATCGCGTTCATCACCCCGGCGCATGCCCAGTACGGCCAGTTGGAAGCGCTCTTCGCGCTCTACCATGCCGAAGCGCCGGGGAAGTTCGAGTACACCTTCAAGGACCCGCGCCGAAGCCCGGACCTGGCCGCGAAGTACCAGGTGCGTGAGGGCCAGACGGCGGTGGTGCTGGTACGCGGCGAGGGCGAGTACGCCACGCACACGCTGCTCGCCACCGTGTCCGAGCAGGAGCTGACACACGCGGTCCTCAAGCTGAACGCGGTGGGCACCCAGAAGGTCTATTTCGTCACCGGCCACGGGGAGTGGCCACTGGACAAGGAGCAGGCGCCGCCCCAGGACCCGGGCGCCAGCCTGTCCGAATTCCGGAGGCAGTTGCTCCAGGAGGGCTACACCGCGGAACCGCTGAACCTCGCGGGTGTCCAAGACGTGCCACGGGACGCCGCGCTGGTCATCATCGCGGGGGCCCGGGGGCCCTACACCGCGCCGGAGAAGGAGCTGCTCCAGCGCTATCTCGCCTCCGGAGGACGCATGCTCTACTTCGCTGACGCCGGCCTCCGTGATGGCCTGGACGGACTGCTGGCGGAGCACGGCGTGCAGGTGGATGAGGGCATCGTCGCGGACGCGCAGTACAACAGCGGCAATCCCTTCGTGGTGCTGTCGCTCTTCTACAGCGACCACGAGATTGGCAAGCCGCTGCACCAGCGGGGACTCAACGTGGAGTTCCCCACCCCACGCAGCCTGACCCTGCTGCGCATGGGGATGGCGCCGGGCGTCCAGGTGCAGCCGGTGGTCCTCACGTCCCAGTACGGATGGGTGGAGAGCACGCCAGAGGAGAACGCGGTGCCTTCGGATGGCGAGAAGACGGGCCAGTTGGTGCTGGTGGCCGCCGTGACGC containing:
- a CDS encoding ABC transporter permease, whose product is MRTALAIARKELSIYFTTPWAYAVFTAMAALTAFYFMDLLQAFNDVQGVARRVGWAQMSPDFNMYRNLTDGVVVELWGSVLVITLVVTPFLSMRLFAEEKRNRTFELLMTAPVRPIEIVLGKYLGGLGVISATLALTLVFPLLLSVLGHSESGLALEWSTVLLGYGALLLWGATCMAVGLFISALTESQMLAAFLTFCVLLAWMLLGQVARRAEEPLRSALSYVACDLQLQGMIKGVLDAQSLVFFASVIGFSLFLTHRTVDAQRWA
- a CDS encoding GldG family protein, whose protein sequence is MKAAHVGKVLGAFGLLLLLSSPFTLFITSDSAVTAAVKAGAGLVLVGIYGATNYRQFGQFATRRSSSFFATTVLTTLGVFAALVAVNYLAFKQNRRWDLTQARIHTLAPQTVSTLAAIPDQVRAIAFITPAHAQYGQLEALFALYHAEAPGKFEYTFKDPRRSPDLAAKYQVREGQTAVVLVRGEGEYATHTLLATVSEQELTHAVLKLNAVGTQKVYFVTGHGEWPLDKEQAPPQDPGASLSEFRRQLLQEGYTAEPLNLAGVQDVPRDAALVIIAGARGPYTAPEKELLQRYLASGGRMLYFADAGLRDGLDGLLAEHGVQVDEGIVADAQYNSGNPFVVLSLFYSDHEIGKPLHQRGLNVEFPTPRSLTLLRMGMAPGVQVQPVVLTSQYGWVESTPEENAVPSDGEKTGQLVLVAAVTRDTQASPGKRFDEARLVVMGDSELLLDPNWGHEPNRNLVMNALGWASNQLTKITIRPPDREVSTLELDAATLSRIRFFATDLMPLTLLGVGLAIWLSRRNK